The following coding sequences are from one Carassius auratus strain Wakin unplaced genomic scaffold, ASM336829v1 scaf_tig00216558, whole genome shotgun sequence window:
- the LOC113098437 gene encoding serine/threonine-protein kinase D1-like isoform X1, translated as MSAPPVIRPPSPLPGSQGISFQIQIGLSREPVLLDSGEFSLAQVREMACSIVDQKFPECGFYGMYDKILLFRHDPNSENILQLVRCAAEIMEGDLVEVVLSASATEEDFQIRPHALFVHSYRAPAFCDHCGEMLWGLVRQGLKCEGCGLNYHKRCAFKIPNNCSGIRKRRLSNVSLTGQTNTRSVSAEPSPSTSDEALLSPVSPSMEQKTPSDFFPGRGRSNSQSYIGRPIELDKILLSKVKVPHTFVIHSYTRPTVCQHCKKLLKGLFRQGLQCKDCKFNCHKRCAPKVPNNCLGEVSRNGDLLSPGPDSDVVMEEGCDDHDGDRHSPLIDDMEESLVGDSAALLEAGHGELVDFQDQDPDESNRIISPSTSNNIPLMRVVQSVKHTKRKSSNVMKEGWLVHFTSKDTLRKRHYWRLDSKCITLFQNDTGSKYYKEIPLSEVLSLEPAKTFNLLPEGANPHCFEIATASLVYYVGENLARADRGTPGYGSSVLISGVGQDVARMWEMAIQHSLMPVIAKGISHSGHHSHHKEVSISISVSNSQIQENVDISTVYQIFPDEVLGSGQFGIVYGGKHRKTGRDVAIKIIDKLRFPTKQESQLRNEVAILQNLHHPGIVNLECMFETPERVFVVMEKLHGDMLEMILSSEKGRLPERITKFLVTQILVALRHLHFKNIVHCDLKPENVLLASADSFPQVKLCDFGFARIIGEKSFRRSVVGTPAYLAPEVLRNKGYNRSLDMWSVGVIVYVSLSGTFPFNEDEDIHDQIQNAAFMYPPNPWKTVTPEAIDLINNLLQVKMRKRYSVDKSLSHPWLQDYQMWLDLRTLECKMQERYITHESDDLRWEHFAEQNGLQYPAHLINPHADVREEAEPDELVIGMLSDRVSVL; from the exons TTCCCAGAATGTGGCTTCTATGGGATGTATGACAAGATTCTTCTTTTCCGTCATGATCCAAACTCGGAGAACATTCTGCAGTTGGTGAGGTGCGCGGCGGAAATTATGGAAGGGGACCTGGTGGAAGTCGTCCTGTCAG CTTCAGCTACAGAAGAGGATTTTCAGATCAGACCTCACGCCCTGTTCGTTCACTCATATCGAGCTCCAGCGTTCTGTGATCACTGTGGAGAGATGCTGTGGGGTTTAGTGAGGCAGGGGCTGAAGTGTGAAG GCTGTGGGCTGAATTACCACAAACGGTGTGCCTTTAAAATCCCAAACAACTGCAGCGGCATCCGTAAACGACGACTATCTAACGTGTCCCTTACCGGCCAGACCAACACTCGCTCTGTTTCTGCTGAACCGTCTCCCAGCACCTCTGATGAAGCTTTACTG TCTCCTGTCAGTCCTAGCATGGAG CAAAAAACTCCATCAGACTTTTTTCCTGGACGAGGCCGCTCCAACTCTCAGTCCTATATAGGTCGGCCAATCGAGTTAGACAAGATCCTGCTGTCTAAAGTGAAGGTGCCACACACATTTGTCATTCATTCCTACACGCGCCCCACCGTTTGCCAGCACTGCAAGAAGCTCCTCAAGGGTCTGTTCCGTCAGGGACTACAGTGCAAAG ATTGTAAATTCAACTGCCATAAACGATGTGCACCCAAAGTGCCAAACAACTGCCTCGGAGAGGTGTCAAGAAACGGAG ATCTGTTGAGTCCTGGTCCTGATTCAGATGTGGTCATGGAAGAGGGTTGTGATGACCATGACGGGGACAGACATAGTCCACTTATCGATGACATGGAAGAGTCTCTGGTTGGCGACTCGGCTGCTCTTTTGGAAGCTGGGCATGGTGAGCTTGTCGATTTCCAAGACCAAGACCCAGATGAATCCAACAGAATCATCAG CCCTTCCACCAGCAACAACATCCCACTTATGCGGGTGGTTCAGTCTGTCAAACACACCAAGAGGAAAAGCAGCAATGTTATGAAAGAAGGCTGGCTTGTGCATTTCACCAGCAAAGACACATTG CGTAAGAGACATTACTGGCGACTTGACAGCAAGTGTATCACCCTGTTCCAGAATGACACTGGGAGCAAATACTATAAG GAAATACCTCTATCTGAGGTACTGTCTCTGGAACCAGCGAAAACATTCAACCTTCTGCCTGAGGGTGCCAACCCACATTGCTTTGAGATTGCTACAGCATCTCTAGTGTACTATGTGGGAGAAAACCTGGCTCGAGCTGACAGGGGAACACCGGGCTACGGAAGCAGCGTGCTTATTAGCGGCGTGGGACAGGACGTGGCCCGCATGTGGGAGATGGCCATCCAGCATTCACTTATGCCTGTCATCGCCAAGGGCATATCTCACAGCGGCCATCACAGCCACCACA AAGAGGTGTCCATTAGCATCTCTGTGTCCAACTCCCAGATTCAGGAGAATGTG GATATTAGCACAGTGTATCAGATTTTCCCTGATGAAGTACTTGGCTCTGGGCAATTTGGCATTGTCTATGGAG GAAAACACAGGAAAACAGGCAGAGATGTTGCCATCAAGATCATAGATAAACTGCGATTTCCTACCAAACAGGAAAGTCAACTGCGTAATGAAGTTGCCATTCTCCAG AACCTCCACCATCCCGGCATTGTCAACCTTGAGTGCATGTTTGAGACACCAGAGCGTGTCTTTGTTGTCATGGAAAAGCTCCATGGCGACATGCTGGAGATGATACTGTCAAGTGAGAAGGGGAGGCTGCCAGAACGCATCACCAAGTTCCTCGTTACGCAG ATTCTCGTCGCTCTCCGCCACCTGCACTTCAAAAACATCGTTCACTGTGACCTCAAACCTGAGAATGTTTTGTTAGCCTCCGCTGACTCTTTTCCACAA GTGAAGCTGTGTGATTTCGGTTTTGCACGTATTATTGGTGAGAAGTCTTTTAGGCGTTCGGTGGTGGGCACCCCGGCATACCTCGCCCCGGAAGTGCTTCGCAACAAGGGCTACAACCGTTCGCTGGACATGTGGTCGGTTGGTGTCATCGTCTATGTCAGTCTCAGTGGAACCTTCCCGTTTAATGAGGATGAAGACATTCACGACCAAATCCAGAACGCTGCTTTCATGTACCCACCAAACCCCTGGAAAACAGTGACTCCAGAGG CAATTGACCTCATTAATAACCTGCTGCAAGTCAAAATGAGGAAGCGCTACAGTGTGGACAAGTCTCTCAGCCATCCATGGTTACAG GACTACCAGATGTGGCTGGACCTGCGGACTCTGGAGTGTAAAATGCAGGAGCGATATATCACCCACGAAAGTGATGATTTGCGCTGGGAGcattttgcagaacaaaatggCCTTCAGTACCCAGCCCACTTAATCAACCCTCATGCCGATGTCCGTGAAGAGGCGGAGCCTGACGAGCTTGTGATAGGCATGCTCAGCGACAGAGTCAGTGTTCTGTAA
- the LOC113098437 gene encoding serine/threonine-protein kinase D1-like isoform X2 — MSAPPVIRPPSPLPGSQGISFQIQIGLSREPVLLDSGEFSLAQVREMACSIVDQKFPECGFYGMYDKILLFRHDPNSENILQLVRCAAEIMEGDLVEVVLSASATEEDFQIRPHALFVHSYRAPAFCDHCGEMLWGLVRQGLKCEGCGLNYHKRCAFKIPNNCSGIRKRRLSNVSLTGQTNTRSVSAEPSPSTSDEALLQKTPSDFFPGRGRSNSQSYIGRPIELDKILLSKVKVPHTFVIHSYTRPTVCQHCKKLLKGLFRQGLQCKDCKFNCHKRCAPKVPNNCLGEVSRNGDLLSPGPDSDVVMEEGCDDHDGDRHSPLIDDMEESLVGDSAALLEAGHGELVDFQDQDPDESNRIISPSTSNNIPLMRVVQSVKHTKRKSSNVMKEGWLVHFTSKDTLRKRHYWRLDSKCITLFQNDTGSKYYKEIPLSEVLSLEPAKTFNLLPEGANPHCFEIATASLVYYVGENLARADRGTPGYGSSVLISGVGQDVARMWEMAIQHSLMPVIAKGISHSGHHSHHKEVSISISVSNSQIQENVDISTVYQIFPDEVLGSGQFGIVYGGKHRKTGRDVAIKIIDKLRFPTKQESQLRNEVAILQNLHHPGIVNLECMFETPERVFVVMEKLHGDMLEMILSSEKGRLPERITKFLVTQILVALRHLHFKNIVHCDLKPENVLLASADSFPQVKLCDFGFARIIGEKSFRRSVVGTPAYLAPEVLRNKGYNRSLDMWSVGVIVYVSLSGTFPFNEDEDIHDQIQNAAFMYPPNPWKTVTPEAIDLINNLLQVKMRKRYSVDKSLSHPWLQDYQMWLDLRTLECKMQERYITHESDDLRWEHFAEQNGLQYPAHLINPHADVREEAEPDELVIGMLSDRVSVL; from the exons TTCCCAGAATGTGGCTTCTATGGGATGTATGACAAGATTCTTCTTTTCCGTCATGATCCAAACTCGGAGAACATTCTGCAGTTGGTGAGGTGCGCGGCGGAAATTATGGAAGGGGACCTGGTGGAAGTCGTCCTGTCAG CTTCAGCTACAGAAGAGGATTTTCAGATCAGACCTCACGCCCTGTTCGTTCACTCATATCGAGCTCCAGCGTTCTGTGATCACTGTGGAGAGATGCTGTGGGGTTTAGTGAGGCAGGGGCTGAAGTGTGAAG GCTGTGGGCTGAATTACCACAAACGGTGTGCCTTTAAAATCCCAAACAACTGCAGCGGCATCCGTAAACGACGACTATCTAACGTGTCCCTTACCGGCCAGACCAACACTCGCTCTGTTTCTGCTGAACCGTCTCCCAGCACCTCTGATGAAGCTTTACTG CAAAAAACTCCATCAGACTTTTTTCCTGGACGAGGCCGCTCCAACTCTCAGTCCTATATAGGTCGGCCAATCGAGTTAGACAAGATCCTGCTGTCTAAAGTGAAGGTGCCACACACATTTGTCATTCATTCCTACACGCGCCCCACCGTTTGCCAGCACTGCAAGAAGCTCCTCAAGGGTCTGTTCCGTCAGGGACTACAGTGCAAAG ATTGTAAATTCAACTGCCATAAACGATGTGCACCCAAAGTGCCAAACAACTGCCTCGGAGAGGTGTCAAGAAACGGAG ATCTGTTGAGTCCTGGTCCTGATTCAGATGTGGTCATGGAAGAGGGTTGTGATGACCATGACGGGGACAGACATAGTCCACTTATCGATGACATGGAAGAGTCTCTGGTTGGCGACTCGGCTGCTCTTTTGGAAGCTGGGCATGGTGAGCTTGTCGATTTCCAAGACCAAGACCCAGATGAATCCAACAGAATCATCAG CCCTTCCACCAGCAACAACATCCCACTTATGCGGGTGGTTCAGTCTGTCAAACACACCAAGAGGAAAAGCAGCAATGTTATGAAAGAAGGCTGGCTTGTGCATTTCACCAGCAAAGACACATTG CGTAAGAGACATTACTGGCGACTTGACAGCAAGTGTATCACCCTGTTCCAGAATGACACTGGGAGCAAATACTATAAG GAAATACCTCTATCTGAGGTACTGTCTCTGGAACCAGCGAAAACATTCAACCTTCTGCCTGAGGGTGCCAACCCACATTGCTTTGAGATTGCTACAGCATCTCTAGTGTACTATGTGGGAGAAAACCTGGCTCGAGCTGACAGGGGAACACCGGGCTACGGAAGCAGCGTGCTTATTAGCGGCGTGGGACAGGACGTGGCCCGCATGTGGGAGATGGCCATCCAGCATTCACTTATGCCTGTCATCGCCAAGGGCATATCTCACAGCGGCCATCACAGCCACCACA AAGAGGTGTCCATTAGCATCTCTGTGTCCAACTCCCAGATTCAGGAGAATGTG GATATTAGCACAGTGTATCAGATTTTCCCTGATGAAGTACTTGGCTCTGGGCAATTTGGCATTGTCTATGGAG GAAAACACAGGAAAACAGGCAGAGATGTTGCCATCAAGATCATAGATAAACTGCGATTTCCTACCAAACAGGAAAGTCAACTGCGTAATGAAGTTGCCATTCTCCAG AACCTCCACCATCCCGGCATTGTCAACCTTGAGTGCATGTTTGAGACACCAGAGCGTGTCTTTGTTGTCATGGAAAAGCTCCATGGCGACATGCTGGAGATGATACTGTCAAGTGAGAAGGGGAGGCTGCCAGAACGCATCACCAAGTTCCTCGTTACGCAG ATTCTCGTCGCTCTCCGCCACCTGCACTTCAAAAACATCGTTCACTGTGACCTCAAACCTGAGAATGTTTTGTTAGCCTCCGCTGACTCTTTTCCACAA GTGAAGCTGTGTGATTTCGGTTTTGCACGTATTATTGGTGAGAAGTCTTTTAGGCGTTCGGTGGTGGGCACCCCGGCATACCTCGCCCCGGAAGTGCTTCGCAACAAGGGCTACAACCGTTCGCTGGACATGTGGTCGGTTGGTGTCATCGTCTATGTCAGTCTCAGTGGAACCTTCCCGTTTAATGAGGATGAAGACATTCACGACCAAATCCAGAACGCTGCTTTCATGTACCCACCAAACCCCTGGAAAACAGTGACTCCAGAGG CAATTGACCTCATTAATAACCTGCTGCAAGTCAAAATGAGGAAGCGCTACAGTGTGGACAAGTCTCTCAGCCATCCATGGTTACAG GACTACCAGATGTGGCTGGACCTGCGGACTCTGGAGTGTAAAATGCAGGAGCGATATATCACCCACGAAAGTGATGATTTGCGCTGGGAGcattttgcagaacaaaatggCCTTCAGTACCCAGCCCACTTAATCAACCCTCATGCCGATGTCCGTGAAGAGGCGGAGCCTGACGAGCTTGTGATAGGCATGCTCAGCGACAGAGTCAGTGTTCTGTAA